In Nitrospirota bacterium, the DNA window CTTCGATATAGAAGTCAGGGACATCCTTGCACACTATGCATAATTTATACATTAGTAAGTTCCGCCTCATTCATCACCGCTGGTTCGATTTCACTGCACTGACTTGTTAGACTTTTTTGGTCTTGGGGCAGGTGTACCGTACAACATTCCCTCAGCACTTATATCCTCATCAATATCAGGCCAACGTATCCCCTCACCATCTCCGATAATTTCATAATGTGCCCGCTGCTCAGGTGTAGCCTCTGATAATCTCCATGACCATGCAAGAGGAACGCTAATTGTTCGTCCATCAACAAGATATGCTGTAATTGAGTCGTCAGTAACGTCCACATCTTTAATTTTAATTTCCTGGAGCTTAACCACAGTGTTCATACCATGCCTCCGTTATTATGTCTCTCTTGTTATAAATAATCTCTCGAATAGCATTCAACTCCTTCGGTGAAAATCCGCTATTCTTAGATAAAGCAATCGGCTCTAACCAAAACTTACAAGTCATATTTTCTCTTTGAATATGTATATGTTTCGGTTCATTGCAATCAAAACTATAAAAGTAAAATCTATATGGGCCCTCAATATTTTTTATTGTTGGCATATAGCTAATTATCGGGGAATTGTATGAGTTTTGTCAAAATAAATCTTCTTTTTAATCAGCATACCAAAGCTGCAATCAGGCAAGTGAACCACTATCTGCTCGTATTATTCTTTAAAGCATAACCGTTATTATACTTATTATACACTTTTCCGTATAATACCAAACTCACCACAAAAAATATCAAACCATAAAAGTCAACGGGCGGTAGGGGCAACGGATTTGTCATGCTTTCTAAGCACTTACCATATTTTAGTAGTTGCATATCACCCGTTTTGTAATGATAATCAGAAAACTGGATTCTCAGCAGCGGCTATTATCCGTCCGCAGGAATGAGTTGTTATGGAGAAACTTTTTCTATCTCTTTGCTGTGTTCATATAAAAATTCAGGATCTAAATCTACATGATTGTCCCATTCTATTGCGTCAAAATTAACCCTTACCGTTTTAAATTTATTGGGGTCTTTTAACTCTGAAAACTTTCCCAAAGACAAATATGGCTTTAAATCAAATATCCTCTCTTCTTCATTTTCAAATTCTAATAGAACTTCATATCCATCTAAAGCCTTTACTGATTTAATTCCAATATACATAATTACCTCCCTTATTTAAGGGGTTCAATTTTAAAAGGTAACTCGCCTTTTGATGCCAGTTTCCAGTTTGCAATAAGCTCATCTTTATGAAGCTCTGACCATGCCAATACTAACCGCGTCTGTTTCTTTGGTAAATTGCCATCAATTAATTCACATTTTTGAATATCAAAAATAGCTTTATACTCCTGATAGTACGCGTGAAAATGTGGAGGATTATGTTCCCCTGGAGCACAATAGATTCTAATTATGATGCCGTAAAACATTGATATCGTTGGCATATATTCATTTTACCATAACAAGTTAGTAAGTAGTTTAACGTATAATACCAAAATCACTATTTAAACTTCCCCCTCCCCACTTAAGAGCTTGTTTTGCGTAAACCCTTGTTTGTCACACCAGAACTAAATTCAGGGCATTGTTTCAGGTTTGCCAAGGCAAATAGACTGCGTCTCGTAACTTATTGGTTTTAAGAGATTCTGAAATAAATTCAGAATGACATACTAATTAGAGTTTGTGTATAAATGTCTTTTTGTCGTCATGCCGGACTTGATCCGGTATCCGGAAAGCATTGAAAACACTGGATTCCGGCTTAAGAACTACCGGAATGACAGATAGAGAGACTGACTTTATACACAGACTCTAATTACATATGCAGGGATGAAATATTACAAAATATGTGATATAATATTTATGGTGAGCGGTGACTACTGGTCCAAGTAACCGGTTCGAGGTCTAAGGCCGGGGCGTCAGGACATGATCCTGATTATCAGGAGCGCCGACCTCAGTGTAGCACCGTCTCACCACCCTTATCCCCCTGCCCTTTTTATAAATGCCTCAAAAATCATCCGTGAGAGTTCACTGTCTCTATCCCGGCCACTGGTTTCATGCTTTAAAACCCTCTCCGGGTGCCATTGAACACCGACGAGGAAGGGATAGTCTTCCTTGTAAATACCCTCGATTATGCCATCCTCTGCCTCTGCAAAGGATTTCAGTCCATCCCCGAGGTTTGAGACTGCCTGGTGATGGAATGAATTGATGGTGAACTCTGAAGACCGAAGGTTTAAGACAGGGGCAAAGGAATCGATAATCTCAATAGTATGCAGACCGCTTCTGTGGTCGATGGCATTGTTAACCTGTAGTTCAATATCCTGATAAATCGTCCCTCCAAGGGCAACATTTACGAGCTGCATACCGTAGCAGATTGCAAGGACAGGCTTCCGTCTCTTTAAAATCTCCGTTAAAAGGCCAAGTTCAAAGTCCGTCCTTTCTTTTTTAACAAAATTAAACCTTTCAAGGGGCACTGATATCTCCTCTCTGAGATACTCAGGCAGCAGGTCATCTCCCCCTGACAGCAGAAGGCCGTCTATCATATTGGCAATCCGGCTGATATCATCCCTCACAGGTGCGATAATCAGGGGCAGACCTCCGGATGACGCAACGGCAGAGACATAATCCTGCCTGAGCTTAAAGGTCTCATTATCCATATCAGCAGTTATACCGATAACAGGCTTCATTTAAATAAAACACCTCATTTCAAAACCCTTCCGGAGACGGTTCCCGTCAGCTCACAATCCCTCAAAGCCAACGCACCATTGACAAATACATGGACAACGCCTTCCGGTCTTTTGTAAGGCTCTTTAAACGTGGCCCTGTCAATAATTCTATCATAATCGAATACGGCTATATCCGCATAATACCCCTCTTTTATGAGTCCCCTGTTCTTGAGTCCAAAAGTCTCGGCAGGAAGGGATGTTATCTTTTTTATTGCATCCGGCAGGCCCATAAGCCCTTCGTCCCTCACATACCTGCCGATGAACCTCGGAAATGTGCCAAAACCCCTGGGGTGTGGTTTTCCAATGCGGGTTGGCCCTGACAAAGACCTGACAGAGCTGTCTGACCCTATCATTGTATATGGAAGACAGAGGAATTGCCTGAGGTTGTCCTCATTCATGGAAAAGAATATCGCCCCTACCCTCGCCTCTTCCTCTATAACAAGATCGATCAGGACATCCACAGGCTTTTCCCCCAGCTTTAAAGAGATATCAAGGATATTTTCGCCCTCCATCCACCTGTTTTCATCTCTTGTAACTGATGAGATATAAACACCACCCCAGTAGTCATCTCCCTTTTGCCCAATCTCCGACTTTATCCTTGCCACCATTTCAGGGTCCCTCAGACACCTCAGCTCATCATCCACTCCGCCCTCATAGACCCATGAAGGCAATATTGTATCAAGGTCAGTGCCGGCTGCAACGTAGGGATAACGGTCACAGGTCAGACTGATCCCCTTACCCCTGACACTATCCATTAACTCAACAACCTGCTCTATCTTCCACCAGTTATGCCTGCCTGCTGTCTTTATGTGTGATATATGGACTTTAACCTGAGCCTCTCTTGCAATCCTGATAACCTCTTCAATGGACTCCAAAAGGGCGTCACCTTCACT includes these proteins:
- a CDS encoding DUF4160 domain-containing protein, which produces MPTIKNIEGPYRFYFYSFDCNEPKHIHIQRENMTCKFWLEPIALSKNSGFSPKELNAIREIIYNKRDIITEAWYEHCG
- a CDS encoding DUF2442 domain-containing protein; translated protein: MYIGIKSVKALDGYEVLLEFENEEERIFDLKPYLSLGKFSELKDPNKFKTVRVNFDAIEWDNHVDLDPEFLYEHSKEIEKVSP
- a CDS encoding D-aminoacylase, with the translated sequence MIDCLIKNGVVIDGSGMEPIETNVGIEGDRIVYIGRDAVDARVVLDAAGLTVTPGFIDSHAHSEFTILADGRAEGKLFQGVTTEINGNCGLSAAPLYGEAAERREQDLMELGIEERWSSFSEYFAILKSRGIAINFATLCGHGNIRASVMGYKSNPPDENALSAMKRLLSDAIRDGAIGLSTGLIYPPGVYSDTAELSRVLSSENPCGIYTSHMRSEGDALLESIEEVIRIAREAQVKVHISHIKTAGRHNWWKIEQVVELMDSVRGKGISLTCDRYPYVAAGTDLDTILPSWVYEGGVDDELRCLRDPEMVARIKSEIGQKGDDYWGGVYISSVTRDENRWMEGENILDISLKLGEKPVDVLIDLVIEEEARVGAIFFSMNEDNLRQFLCLPYTMIGSDSSVRSLSGPTRIGKPHPRGFGTFPRFIGRYVRDEGLMGLPDAIKKITSLPAETFGLKNRGLIKEGYYADIAVFDYDRIIDRATFKEPYKRPEGVVHVFVNGALALRDCELTGTVSGRVLK
- a CDS encoding DUF4160 domain-containing protein, with the protein product MPTISMFYGIIIRIYCAPGEHNPPHFHAYYQEYKAIFDIQKCELIDGNLPKKQTRLVLAWSELHKDELIANWKLASKGELPFKIEPLK
- a CDS encoding DUF2442 domain-containing protein, with amino-acid sequence MNTVVKLQEIKIKDVDVTDDSITAYLVDGRTISVPLAWSWRLSEATPEQRAHYEIIGDGEGIRWPDIDEDISAEGMLYGTPAPRPKKSNKSVQ
- a CDS encoding gamma-glutamyl-gamma-aminobutyrate hydrolase family protein (Members of this family of hydrolases with an active site Cys residue belong to MEROPS family C26.), whose amino-acid sequence is MKPVIGITADMDNETFKLRQDYVSAVASSGGLPLIIAPVRDDISRIANMIDGLLLSGGDDLLPEYLREEISVPLERFNFVKKERTDFELGLLTEILKRRKPVLAICYGMQLVNVALGGTIYQDIELQVNNAIDHRSGLHTIEIIDSFAPVLNLRSSEFTINSFHHQAVSNLGDGLKSFAEAEDGIIEGIYKEDYPFLVGVQWHPERVLKHETSGRDRDSELSRMIFEAFIKRAGG